The Roseibium sp. Sym1 nucleotide sequence CGGCCACCGACATGGTGCATCTGGAAGCCGGTGTCATCGCGGAGCGGCTGGAATTCGCGGACTATCCGGAGACGCTCGCTGATGTGTCTGCCGGTCTGACGATCCGCGTTCTGACCGCAACCGGCGAAATTGCCAGCGAAACGGTGCTTGTCGGCGTGGACGTGTCGGAGCTTTCCATGAACAACTTCATGGTGGCCGAGCAATCCGCGCTCAACGAGGTCGCGACATTGCTCGGCACGGCCGTGGTCACACCCGAAACAGGTGGTTTTGACGTCATCTATGACAGCGACGGCTCCAATCCGCCGGTGCCGACCGGTGCAAGTGATCTTGGCGGGGTCACCTGGGCGGCGGAATTCGGCGCCGACGACATTGTCGGCTTCAACCCGGCTGCTGACCAGATCGACTTCGGCAACGCCTCGGTGCACGGGCTGATCCTGACCATGACGCCTGCCGGCGAGCCCGTGATCGACAATCCCTGGGGCCCGGACATGCAGATCCTGCAAGGAGTCCTGCTCTCCGATCTTGCGATCGAGAATTTCGGCATTGTCGGCAACGAGCATCTGCGCCAGGACCTTGGCGGGATCCTGTCCTGGGAAACGGGTGCCGGTCCTCGTGAGGCGGACACGGTCTATATACGGTCCCATGAATACGGTGCCTTCGAGGTGATCGACGGTTTCGACCCGGCGACGCAGAAGATCAGCTTCCTCTATTTCGGCACGCGCGAGCGCCTGAGCGTGGAGGACACGCCGGACGGCATGATGATCAGTACGCTGCCGAGCGGGCAGGGGTTCCTGTTCAGCGGCGTCTCCAAGGCGGACCTGGTTGCGGGAAACCTGGAATTTCACCATGACCAGGTCATGGAGGACAATCTGGAAGCCCCCTTCGGGTTCGACCAGAACGATGTCTCCCTGGTGTCGCGTGAAGCCCTCCTGACCCCGGAGGCGCCTCCGGGCGAGACGACGGACGGCTACCAGGTGCGCGAGGGAGCGGGGGTGTCTCCCGACCCCGAAGTGCCCGACACGCCGGAAGATCCCGTGGTGCCGTCGGCAATCGATGACGACATTGTCCTGGGATCCGGAGCCGACACGGTTCAGGTTACCTGGGATTGGGGCCGCGTTTTTGCGGTCCGGAACTTCGATCCGGCCGAGGACATTCTCGACTTCGGCAACCTGTCGGTATCTGATGTCACCCTTGAGGAGTCGGGCGGGGATCTCCTGATCACCGTGGAGAACAATGGCGGCCATGGCTACCTGCTGGAAGGCCTGCAGGCGGAGGACCTGTCTATTGCCAATCTGACAGCCGCGACCTGGAACGCGGTCGTCACCGAAGGCGGCGGCGTCGCAGACCAGCTGGCCGCTCTCGGCAACCAGGATCTGCTTGTGTAAGTGCAAGGGCACAAGGCCTTTGGACGGAGAAACGCCGCGCGCTTCCGCGGCGTTTCTGCCTGGGGCATCCGGTCTCTATCCCACTCATTTCATTTCAGCTCGCGCTTTGCTCCGCCCGGATGTGGGCGGTAGGGGCGTGCCATGTGCCGCCGGGAGCACCGCGCGGCGACGGGCCTTGTCATTCTCCACAAGTCTTTGCAACTAGGCATATTTTGCCGCTTCATCCGGCCTGAATTGTGAAAACCTCCGTATTCCTGCGAATCCGATTCTTCATTTGTGTCAAGGGTTCATTAAGTATGTTCGTCATAAGGTCGCTCGACGGGGTCGTGTGCGATCAAATCGAGCCGGAATCCATGAGATTCCATTGACCGCCCATGAAATCCCATGGTATCCCATAAGAACCCAGAATGGGGAGTGCAGGCCCATTTCAATAGGGCTTGGGACATCGGTTTAACGGCTCGGCAATTGCCGCTTTCGCAAATTGCATGTCCCGGCAAGTCGCCGGCCTTTCTTTCATTCGTCGGGTTTTCGATCGGTGCGCCGCCGGCCGTGGCTGGAGAGCGGTTCGCAAGCTGATCGGTCTTAAAGGGGTGGGGCGCCTTGTCGGCATTTGGCTGAATGCAGGGTGCTCCTTTGGATTTAGGCGGGTGGGGACCCGTTTCGAGGGGATTGATGGCCGGCTTTGTTTCTCACTTTACCAACCGGCTGGATGCCAAGGGTCGCGTGTCGATCCCGGCGCCCTTCCGTGCGGTTCTGGCGAGAGATGGATTTGACGGTCTTTATTGCATCGCTTCACCTCATTGCGCCGCGGTCGACGCGGGCGGCAATGACCTGCTGGCCGAGATCAACAAGCGCTCGGAGGCCTTTGCAAAGCTGTCTCCGGATCACGATGCTCTCGCCGTGGCGCTGTTCGGTGCCAGTGAAAACCCCCGGATCGACGGGGATGGCCGCATGACCATTTCCGACATGATCCGCGATCACACCGGTCTCACCGACCAGGTCACTTTCGTCGGCATGAACTACAAGTTCCAGATCTGGGAGCCGGAGAAGTTTCGCGAGTACCGCGCAGAGGCCCAAAGGCGCGCACTCGCGATGTTGTCGGGGCAGGTCCCCGCACCCTCTCAGGGAGAGCCGGTATGATGGCGCTCGGCGACAGAGACGCTGCTTCTGCCGCTGGCGGACCCGAGCGCCATGTGCCGGTTCTCCTGACGGAGGTTCTCCATTGGCTTGCGCCGCAGCCGGGCGAGGTGATCATCGACGGTACGTTCGGCGCCGGCGGTTATTCCCGCGGCATTCTCGCGCAAGGCGCGAAGGTGATCGGTATCGACCGGGACCCGGATGCAATCGCAGGCGGCCAGGACCTTGTCCGCGAAGCCGCCGGCAACCTGATCCTGGTGCCCGGCCAGTTCGCGGAACTGGAGCGGCATGCAAGGGCCAGCGGATTTGACGGCGTCGACGGCGTGGTTCTCGATCTCGGTGTGTCCTCCATGCAGCTTGACGAGGCTGAACGGGGATTTTCCTTCCTGCGCGATGGCCCGCTCGACATGCGCATGGAACAGGCAGGTCCGTCCGCCGCGGACGTGGTCAACGAGCTGCCCGTCAAGGACCTGATCCGCGTGATCGGCCTGCTCGGCGAGGAAAAG carries:
- a CDS encoding division/cell wall cluster transcriptional repressor MraZ, whose product is MAGFVSHFTNRLDAKGRVSIPAPFRAVLARDGFDGLYCIASPHCAAVDAGGNDLLAEINKRSEAFAKLSPDHDALAVALFGASENPRIDGDGRMTISDMIRDHTGLTDQVTFVGMNYKFQIWEPEKFREYRAEAQRRALAMLSGQVPAPSQGEPV